One stretch of Schlesneria sp. DSM 10557 DNA includes these proteins:
- a CDS encoding (Fe-S)-binding protein — protein MPQVALFIPCYVDQLYPKVAMATLQVLERFGCDVDFPSAQTCCGQPMANTGCVNDALPLAQKFVSIFSDYEYVVCPSGSCTAMVRQHYGELLHDDPGYARVRPKTFELCEFLTDVLKVKSIKGRFPHRVGLHNSCHGLRELRLGSSSEMIVPRFNKAGQLLKDLEGIELVSLKRPDECCGFGGTFAVAEEAVSCMMGLDRIHDHEQAGADVLTAGDMSCLMHMSGLIQRQKSPLRVMHIAEILQESMSAVD, from the coding sequence ATGCCACAAGTCGCACTGTTCATTCCTTGCTACGTCGATCAGCTCTACCCCAAGGTTGCGATGGCAACGCTCCAGGTTCTAGAGCGGTTCGGATGTGACGTTGATTTTCCGTCTGCCCAGACGTGTTGCGGACAACCGATGGCCAATACGGGATGCGTGAACGACGCACTGCCTCTGGCTCAGAAGTTTGTCTCGATCTTTTCAGATTACGAATACGTGGTCTGTCCTTCGGGAAGTTGCACGGCGATGGTCCGACAGCACTATGGTGAGTTGCTGCATGACGACCCGGGGTATGCCCGTGTCCGGCCAAAAACGTTTGAGTTGTGTGAATTCCTGACGGATGTCCTGAAGGTGAAGTCCATCAAGGGACGGTTCCCTCATCGAGTGGGATTGCACAATAGTTGTCACGGATTGCGGGAACTTCGTCTGGGCTCTTCCAGCGAAATGATCGTTCCTCGCTTCAACAAGGCGGGGCAGCTGCTGAAGGACCTCGAAGGAATTGAACTTGTCAGCTTGAAACGCCCTGACGAGTGTTGCGGATTCGGCGGGACGTTCGCTGTGGCAGAGGAAGCGGTCTCGTGCATGATGGGGCTTGACCGCATTCACGACCACGAACAGGCCGGTGCCGACGTGCTGACCGCCGGGGACATGTCTTGTCTGATGCACATGTCGGGATTGATCCAGCGCCAGAAGTCCCCCCTTCGCGTCATGCACATCGCCGAGATTCTTCAGGAATCGATGTCAGCAGTCGACTGA
- the hemC gene encoding hydroxymethylbilane synthase, with protein sequence MSFTRPQLRIATRASQLALWQSNYIAGLIQQVAPQVKVELVHVSTAGDRDQKETLQVLGSFGVFTREVQTVVLKEQVDMAVHSLKDLPTDGPPELTLAAVPTRGLTYDALILPSNQTARLSLNDLPPNARVGTGSPRRKAQLRYLRPDLQLFEIRGNVDTRLKKLDAGDYDAIILASAGLTRLGWAERIHSEIAPPFMYPAVGQGAVGVECRTNDHELRELLQQITDPVTMAAVTAERSLMSSLRAGCHAPLGAYTTVSDQTIRLEAVVLPVDGSQRWMASATSELAEAEALGNQVATLLKDQGVDRVLRAVS encoded by the coding sequence TTGTCTTTTACTCGCCCCCAACTGCGAATTGCGACGCGCGCCAGTCAACTGGCCCTCTGGCAATCAAACTACATCGCGGGACTGATTCAGCAGGTTGCACCGCAGGTCAAGGTCGAACTGGTGCATGTCAGCACTGCCGGCGATCGGGACCAGAAAGAGACACTGCAAGTCCTGGGAAGCTTCGGCGTCTTCACGCGCGAAGTTCAGACGGTTGTTCTGAAAGAACAGGTGGACATGGCCGTCCACAGCCTGAAGGATCTCCCCACGGATGGGCCTCCTGAGCTCACACTGGCGGCCGTTCCGACTCGTGGACTCACATATGATGCCCTGATTCTTCCATCAAATCAGACTGCCAGACTGTCACTGAACGATCTTCCTCCGAATGCGAGAGTGGGGACCGGCAGCCCACGTCGTAAAGCGCAGCTCCGCTACCTGCGTCCTGATCTGCAGTTGTTCGAGATTCGGGGGAACGTGGATACGCGTTTGAAGAAGCTGGACGCCGGGGACTACGACGCCATTATCCTCGCTTCAGCCGGATTGACGCGACTCGGTTGGGCGGAACGGATCCATTCCGAGATTGCTCCCCCGTTCATGTACCCTGCTGTGGGTCAGGGGGCGGTAGGAGTTGAATGCCGGACGAACGACCATGAGCTGCGGGAATTGCTGCAGCAAATCACGGATCCGGTCACGATGGCGGCGGTGACGGCCGAACGGAGCCTGATGTCGAGTCTGCGGGCCGGTTGTCATGCCCCGCTGGGGGCGTATACGACGGTCTCAGATCAGACGATCCGGCTGGAGGCGGTCGTGTTGCCGGTTGATGGAAGTCAGCGGTGGATGGCATCGGCGACTTCTGAACTTGCTGAGGCGGAGGCATTAGGCAATCAAGTGGCGACCCTGCTGAAGGATCAGGGGGTTGACCGCGTGCTTCGAGCCGTGTCGTAA
- a CDS encoding DUF420 domain-containing protein: MKDGFLGNHASFMLDAIVVALVLLVPVLIFSLYSVKWKRRFQRHRNLQLALAVTLLVAVFAFEFDLHWVQGGWKKVVSKGPPLSAEQADTIRQALRIHLIFAVTTPFLWATTIICALLRFPHPPAPGKHSRLHAILGWTSAVDLLLTSLTGLIFYYVAFINRG; this comes from the coding sequence ATGAAAGATGGATTCCTGGGAAATCATGCCTCTTTCATGCTGGATGCGATCGTCGTTGCCCTGGTCCTGCTGGTTCCCGTTCTGATATTCAGCCTCTATTCGGTCAAGTGGAAGCGACGCTTTCAGCGTCATCGGAACCTTCAGCTGGCATTGGCAGTCACACTTCTGGTGGCCGTGTTTGCCTTCGAGTTTGACCTGCACTGGGTCCAGGGAGGTTGGAAGAAGGTCGTTAGCAAGGGGCCCCCACTTTCGGCCGAGCAGGCTGATACGATTCGGCAGGCACTGCGGATCCATCTGATTTTTGCCGTGACGACCCCATTTCTGTGGGCCACGACGATCATTTGCGCCCTGCTGAGATTTCCTCATCCCCCTGCCCCCGGGAAGCATAGCAGGCTGCATGCCATCCTGGGTTGGACGTCCGCGGTAGATTTGCTGCTGACATCTTTGACGGGGCTGATATTCTATTATGTGGCGTTTATCAACCGCGGTTGA